In the Salvia miltiorrhiza cultivar Shanhuang (shh) chromosome 8, IMPLAD_Smil_shh, whole genome shotgun sequence genome, agcaagatttagcgttgcacccactttgagacattggaatggtgttaagcacattctacgttatctaaagggtaccattgacctcgaattatattatcaagaaaaatctGATAATATACTCTAGTGGGGGTActcggatgcaggatttttatccgatccacatgaagctaagtcacaaactagatacgttttcacatgtggtgaaactgctatatcatggaagtctgtgaagcaaaccttgactgcaacatccttaaatcattctgaaatcattgcaatccacgaaacaagtcgagaatgtgtatgaTTGAGAAATGTGAAGAGTCGTgcgggttagcttcatcaaaggccaaacatactgttttatatgaagacaatgttgcttgcatcgcgcaactcaaggaaggatacatcaaaggcgATAAGACGAAACATATTTCTCTcaagctcttctacacacacgaccttcaaaagggaTGGCGATATAGACAttcaacaaattcgctcaagtgataatctggcggacttattcaccaaggcattaccaacatcgatattcagaaagttggtacacgagatcggcatgcgtcgactcaaagatattcaatgatttcaagttcaggggaagcagttgtactctttttccttcgactaggttttgtcccattgggttttcctagcaaggttttaatgaggcaacatttttgttttagggattggtcaatcaaggggaagtgttgtaaatatatcttctagatatatcttatgtgtgttgaccaagaaatctccctaaaaccctagcttcctacttaTATAAATAGAGGTCTTTAGCCCCCATATTGAATACACTTCATtcgtattctcttctctattctctctagtttataacatatatatatatatatatatatatatatatatatatatataggcaggGAGCGGTTAGGTTATAAATCACTTTTAGAGTATAAAAGGCTTAAGTAGCAAATACACCCCTAACGTTTATCCTAAAATTTAAAAAGGAAATAGGTCCTTAACATTATATTTTGTGCAACTAAATCCTTAACGTTCATAAATTGGAGCAAATAGATCCCTCAGTCTAATTTCTGTTAAGCTACCATTACTGAGTTCaattttttgagaaattacCTAGGCACCACTGCGAACCCCCTCAGAGAAATCCTTGATAAGTTTGTTATAAGAACTTTTGAAGTCTCTCCAACTTCTTCTAAACCCGCATAGAATGATATGGCTCtcaaaaaatgataaaaactgAATTCAGTAACTGTAGCTTAACAGAAGTTAGACTAAGGGATCTATTTGCTCTAATTTATGAATGTTAGGGATTTAGTTGCACAAAACATAACGTTAAGGACCATTTTGCTTTTTGGGATAAACGTTAAGGGTGTATTTGCTACTTAACCCgagtataaaataaaagtgaatTTATACCATTGATATACACATAATCTAACAATTGAAATTTAATCTTTGTGTAATCGCTATGTAAATGTCtgaatttttatgtaaaatacgTTTGAATTCGCTGGGTAAATAttgtaatttcaaaaattaactTTTTTGTTATCTATGAGATTCGAATTCAAGAGCATGAATTCATCTAATAAAGTTATGAATCTACCATAAATCTTCATGATCTcaggctgaaaatgattcatatttatattttataatgagTTTTtatatttagggttaattgcctgcaaaatattgaactttcaccaaattcttattttgcatacaaactttaaaggGTAGCTTAgtaattattgaactttcatcaaattctCGTTTTgtatacaaactttaaaaactagCGGAAAAGCTTTAAAATGCATAAAACTTTGAAAATAAATGAGTAGGCTGAGTTGCAAATTTGGCAGAATTTCAActtaagtgtttgaatcggtgaagattgaagatgatCCTCGTTGTGTGACAAATTTGAATTTtcggctgaggcttcaatcttcaaaGCTCCTGATTGGTTGATGATAGGGTGTATTTAGCAGTAGGAGCATGGTGCTTCTGAAAAGATAGCACGAAATAGGAAACTCTCTTGTTCAGGCGAGGACGATCTTCGTATCTACTGCATTTAATGTAGTTGTACTTGGCTTGAATACGTGGCATGTTTTAAACTTAGGTCttcagttcgaggaagaatgtctaCTGATACTTGATTCAAGAATCAGTCCGCTTTTTCCACGTGGCCAACACTAGTATTCAGTCATAACGGAGTCTTCAACGAAATCTCGTCCTTCAAATACTTCAGTATTTTGTCTTCAGCCTTTTCAGTTCCAATCTTCAGTCAAGTGTCTTCAGTTCTTCGATCTTCAGTCCAGcggtcttcattcttcattcttcaatctAGCTAGTAAACTAAActttaacacttgagttcaaaaggttctagtctatagtaaaagaaaaatctaagggttttggtatcatcaaaacaatgacaaagatatttcattaatttcccaACACGTTGGTTATTTTATCGATCTGGTTGGGCTTGAAAAGTGTTGCCAATGAGATTGTCACGGACACTTATCGTGATATAGAAaattgagtggattttgaaaatagccacttggaatagtaaatttaaaaattggtcgctaagataaaaaatttaaaaattggccacacttaccattttacccttcatataaaaaaaattaaaattatccaCGAATTCACAAtaagttgaattcacaacttacattaattttagttgtgaattcaagctttaaaactcgaattcacaactgaatagctagtgttggttatgaattcgatttttaaagtttgaattcacaactaaaaatagtgttagtcgtgaattcaagttttaaagcgtGAATTCACAGttagaaatattgttagtcgtgaattcaaggtttaaatgaattcacaactcgaaatattgttagtcgtgaattcaagctttaaaactcaaattcatgaCTACCACTATTTTTAGCtgtaaattcaaactttaaaactcaaattcacaactaccaCTAATTCTagctgtgaattcaaactttaaaatttgaattcacaactagctagagttgttgtgaattcgagctttaaaactcgaattcacaactaacactaaatattaagttgtgaattcaataaattggttgtgaattctaattttaaaacttgaattcataaccaaaacaactaattgtgaattcgagcttttaaacttgaattcacaagaatcacaaccaacactaacgattcggttgtgaattcagcgagctggttgtgaattcatagatttgattgtgaattcaacaaCAATAAATTGCGAATTTATAAATCTGATTATGAATTCAAGAACaataagttgtgaatttataaatctggttgtgaattcaaaaatattaagttatgaatttatagatctaattattaaattaagaatattaatcatattttttttctcaattcttgAAAATCAACTTCTAATCATCAAATCATCTTTGCCCCAATTGAAATATTTTGTGAGCACTCACTTCACGGTGATTACGTACGTCAAAAttaacaaattcaaaaaatatgtgtctaatttttttttaaataacaaatTCGAACAAACTTGGCACAGACATGAAGaaactaaatataaatatacacaATTCAATTCACCTAGTAAATTCGCATGATTAGGCTCAAGTAGCAGATGGAAAAGCTATTTTTTCTAGAAAAGCATATTGTTGTTCTGCCTTGGAAAAACAAATAGCAGGTGCATTCTTGCTATAGAAGAAGACTCTGCCGGCAACAAATTTATGAATAGAAGAGAGTCGTTCTGCCACGAACAACAGATAATTGAGGAATGAAGTAGATGATGGTGTGACTTGTGAGGAAGGGAGATAAATAGAAtgaccatttttttattttttatgttagggataattttatatttttacataaaaattgatcaatttttaaaaaatttatcccataaattattttttaaatttactatagaATACTCAATAAGCTAGTTCCATATATTACCTCTAGAAAATTTGCATATTATGGAAATAATTTACCATGAATTAAACAAAAGctcatttatatattatataaacaaTTGCATAATCAAAACTTTGAAAATAAAATCGAACAAGCCCCTCTGGGTTTCCCACTTTCTGCCATTTCAAGGAAAACGGGCCTCGAGGTTTGATTAACTCCTAAAGAATTTTCCCATATATGCTTCACTTATAATATGAACACATAAGTCATGCTCAAATTAGTACACTCATTTGTGCGATGCACGataaatattgaaattaaataatatatttatataaataaatataaatattaaaaagaatcaaaatataaacaaatacaaaatatgttttataaataaaatagaataaattaattcacATCAATAACTAAATAACATCCtgaatttgaaaatgtaaattttcaactttgtataaaagtgtaatgataataatagttattaaataatttaaaaattattcgataatgaaaattagcattaacACATTATTATTGTAGAGTATTACACGtcataaataataaatcaaaaatttcatacacaaacataaataaaaagttgtaaatttttaatgaagagagagaaaataaaatattttaaattttatttttttcacaatttattcgttttaaatttattttatataatttttatactatattaaatttaagatgcatattgaatatgtttttcataaatcaaatgtaacaatgtttagaaaaaaattaaaaaatatataaaaataatgaaaaaaatgatgggagaagagagagaaaaagagagggaaGAAACGGAGGGAaattcctcttttatatattatagattaacGTATCAAAAACCGAAAATCCCTTCCTATCGAAAATATAGGGTGGGTTGggtcaaatttttttttcaaaatttaattttgtaatttaaaatttaagagTTTTAAAGTATtagcaaaatttaaaataaaaataataaaattaagggTATTTTGCTTAGAAtgtttgttgggaacttaatgaaatatccttatcctagttttgatgataccaaaatcaataggtctcaattgtaatagactagaactattttgaactcaagtgtcagagtttttttttctagtttagttgttgttctgaagactgaagaacgaaggactgaagactgaagactgaagatgccgactgaagtatcagtcgaaTGATCAGTTTCgattgattacttaatgcgtgccatgtggattcagcggactgatactgtaatgacccgcatttttatttttatttaatatggtatcgcgataattaatatcgcatcttttagtaaatgaaacccagttgccagttatatatgaacccagtttatggtcctgattttttttttatcaaaaacgaagttattattttagctttatacttttataagtatgagaaaaacgcgacgaggattattgagccattcaataatcattattttcaagttataactgacttagcaaagtcatgttatttattaatcgaaaaacagaagcagttatattttattagtgctaatAGAAATCgagaaattattccgactgcaacgcagattaaatatacgtatttaatttatacacgaaTAATGAGCAGAAGCCAGTATTTGATTGCAAAAACGCGATTAAATATACAGAATCAATCAAGAAGACAACCAAATCAATTAGCAAAagcaaaagttttttttttccaatcaaTTAAAGTTTACACGCCTTTACTCCACCAAACTTCCCACCTACTCCATCAGCTACCCACCACCCTTTGCTCCCCACCATATTCGATTCTTTAAGGCTATCATCAGCCCTTTTACTCATTCCTTAGTTCTTCAACAACCAAAGGAATGAGAGATTTCATTTACTGCTGCCAAACTTCGAACATGTAAGCTTTGGTTTAAGTTTTTCCACCAGTCCATTCTTGATTCCCCTGCATATGTCAATAagcatctgaaaatttcagcTATCTCCTCATTAAATTCAATGGCAACAAACAGCCACCAACAACAAGCAATTacaggtatatactaagctcccTTCATTCGAATCCCATTTGCATTTCATCCAACAAGCATGATTAAGAAGAAATATTGAATGTATAGATGAGTATAGGTtatggacttagcaaagtcacaagCACAGAAATCAGTTCATATGTAATTCAATTTCTTCACATGAGTCAGACGATGAGAATTCTTATGACATTAGCAAACCACAGTTCCTAGTTTAATCTCTAACTTTATCAAAATAGGAACACAGAACAGACCCCTTTAACTTCAAACCACACACCATTGTTTATATAAAGACTTAtacaaagaagaagaggaagatagAACAAAGACTTAGCTTTTAGAAGGGCGGTTGCTCCGTTCGGTCGAAGCTGAGCCGACGATGGCAACGGCAAACACTTGCTGTTCCATCGAACTCCGACAACAGCAGCGGATCGGCGGGCCTTCACCTGCCGCCGGGAGGAACAGCAGCAATGGTCCAAAGGCAGCAGCGGCGCGGTGAGAGGCGTAGGCCTTCTTACTCCAGTCGCCGGAAACTCAGGAACATCAAAGCGGAAGCGGAATGGCTGAGGGAGGAGACCAACCGGTTTCAGGGACCGGAGCAGAACTTACACGACGACGAAGGAGCTTCCGTTGGCATCGGAACTAGGCGCAGGGACAGCTGACGCCGGCAAGATCAGATCTTggccgagaaagagagagagcggcCGGCACCGCCCGATTCCATGTTTGAGACGAGGGAGACGAACGGCGCTGCTTCCAGGAGGCgaccgctcgccggattccagacgGAGGTGCGACAGCGGCGATGATTTCCAGAATCAGGGCTCGATGATGGGCTCTGGGATGCCGGGGTTTCATGAGTCGCCGGTCGAAGCTGACCGGAGCAGTGATGGCTGAACGGCTGAGGAAGAAGAAGCCGGCCGATTTTTGGGAGGGCCGATCGAACGCTGAGTTTGAAAAGGGGCGAGCAGCtccttgagagagagaaaagagagagaaaggcgtGAATTgttttgagaaagagagagagtccGATAGTttgtgagagaaagagagagagttgggctttaaaattttaattgtttgggctttcCTCTACTTTTTGTGGGCCGAATTTTgagcttgtttttttttaaattgggcttccaattttaattattttgggcctcaccttttaattgttttgggccaAAGACTTTTAAGTTCGGGCTTGATTTTAATTGATGAGCTTACATTTAAATTCAAACtaggccagtcttttatttaaatggccattctcattatttctattgggctcgatttaattaaggagttgggctgatgcatattttatgatgggctattattctagtcccatttatatttcgttgggccagtttaattcatcatttgggccgattaaattgcctttttggctaagattaattcttttcagtccacattaattattatttggacccctattttaattgttttgggtcgaagactttttaagttgggctttaattcttttaaagcttgagctgaagttacttcTTTCAGTTAAGCATTTCAGTATCTATTATGATgaagcccaattatttatcaatGAGCGAGCCGATTCTTATTCAATAAATGAgtcgcccagtttattaattaatgtttttggacttcggaCTTCAAAGCGAActattatcttttatttctttaaagccactggtttatttaattaattggctactctcgtttgagcctattaattatttgaggttacgctagtaatgatgtttctatcgaaaagcccgataatttctacaaagtcacacctcgtttaaagtcgagttagtttttttttcaatcaagtacaaatgcgaaGTTTATTTtacgactagaatattccgatgatgaaggaagaatcacagttttattcgaccgcgctagacgagaattagctaaatctattaacgaggattaatagtagaattcccgattatcgctcagagtattagttcatgcataccagattcatgcatagttaaattacgatttctcattaattaagaattttcctcgaggcaatgtcttattttatattctcgtgattaaggtcaagcgcgagagtaagaactacacaaggagttagagcaccttagcaaaactttgctatcaggtgggcaatttcttacgcgtaaataaaatgttatgcatgtgttatgctttataatgcaaattggatcttcaagtatggtatgctttattatgctttacgctaaatgatttacgcttgattacgcttatttacgcttgaatgctttacgctgataagtttatgcctgtgattgatgcttgcgtctgttgggggaggcctccctcaacagtacgatgccgtgtccgctgaggagggccttcctcacgacgcgatgcccgtgtccgctgagagaggcctctctcgcggcgcgatgccagtaagccagtgttacagcgtctattgggggaggcctccctcaatagtacgatgccgtgaccgctgagggaggcccccttcacggcgcgatgcccgtgttcgttggggaaggccttctccacgacacgatgcgtgttgatgattgttaatgatgaagaatgcgctcatgttgtttatgaatatggaaatgtttaatgagcaaaggatttgaaagaaacttatgcctcttatgcgaagttgtgttttgttgttgatattatgttatatgcttggcactgcccactgagtactcttgtactcagcccttcgtatgtttatgtttgtgcaggttgagttgtgatgggcgatgaagtgttgctgagtggagtttttgttgaacttaaagaaggctcagaaaggatacatgtcttcatacatgtatctcagttatgcattccgctgtaaacactgattatttcaattacaccttccgttgcaaactctgataatgttttagccaagcccctaacgatgcctttttccttttaaggaatataacgcgtatacaagttctttgagtaccctttttatgcgaactatgcctttttcctttttaaggaatatttcacgcgtatccaagctctttgagtattcttttatgcacccctttctaaacccgcttcttaatttcccttccccagtcatggttttcccggattaattatccttaattaaggccggtcgtgacagagtggtatcagagcagttcgtttgctctgagcctaagagtttatttaagccaaacttagaatggatcactaaagtgtctataattcaatcgacaaagctcagcacttcatcgtatcacactcaacgaagcagaatggtatgctcttccaagttttgagttaatgtttacaaaaagtgaaaattatcgtaatagcaaagtgagtaactgttaataactatgttatgttgttattgaatgaaatgatttacgcaagcgcgattaagtatgcctatggaatgaatccctatgaacatagagctattaagatatgagatcaccactactacagaacatagaagcaaacatagaagaaattagattgtatcttttggtggctatagtgaaggcagcaagataagtgatgcgtatagaataatttttaagctcatgattttatagccgctataaatctccatgacttatgcctaagtatccagtttagatgatgagatattatatgcttaagaattgatatgactcatggaaatgagatgctaaggacccttaaagcttactacatcaatgttgtcattggagttatgacttgtttacaagttagaataagttaacctgtacaagaattcttttgaggcttgtattagattatgctagagtctactaattggcacatctttgctaccagaatgccgcctaagagaggacgccctgtgagaaacaataacaatcgcagaaatcGTAACGttgtacccgaagaaccacaagatgctcgaggacataacccaCTCCCTTcgcccccaactaggagagtcgaagaactctttttaaggcaaaacccacctacgtttgacggaacgagtgaaccggctgaagctgagatttggttgcgtgcaatggaacgcattttcaactttctacgttgtactgatgaggagcgtctatcttgcgtctcattccagctaacaggatcagctgatttctggtgggaagcacgacgaaaaattttgacacctgaacaatgggcaagttatacttgggaagattttaagacaggattatatgataaatatattccgaaaagctataggaagaagaaagaagctgagttctacgagttaaagcaaggaaagaaatctgtggttgaatacgacaaagaattctgcaacctgtctaggtttgctccgcaacaagtggacacagaggagaagatggcagagaaattttgtgccggactgcggtacgaaattaagatggctctagcaagccacggaggactctcatacacggagtctctgaacagggcacttgacattgaagctgcaatgccgtcagACAAGTCAGCCCCACCGTTGATCTCAACGCCAAATGATCAACCAGTagcctcacatactctcaaagggaagcgcaagtgggacaacaacgaagacaatatcaatcagactaATAAGCAAGTATGGCAAGAATAtgaacgggccgaacagtttattcaaccaaggtacgaggcacagactaacctcgAGCCAACTGGGGATAGCCAAGGTCAGAGAGGAATTTCACCTTTCCCAAAttgcggtaagatgcataggaGTGTTTGTCGAGCTGggactaacggttgttacaattgtggccaaaaaggtcactactccacgcaatgccccaacagacaaCGAGGTTCATCAATTGAGAACACCCATacccccttgccagcaatacgtggacacttgcgaaatcagcctcaatcacatcagtgaaaatcttatggagacaccgcagacaagagaagctacgcgggaacttgaagacaagatgaaggaaaataccccgaactgttttagcagatatatgcaaatttcgggacgaaatttttgttaagaggggtagtatgtaatgacccgcatttttatttttatttaatatggtatcgcgataattaatatcgcatcttttagtaaatgaaacccagttgccagttatatatgaacccagtttatggtcctgattttttttttatcaaaaacgaagttattattttagctttatacttttataagtatgagaaaaacgcgacgaggattattgagccattcaataatcattattttcaagttataactgacttagcaaagtcatgttatttattaatcgaaaaacagaagcagttatattttattagtgctaatAGAAATCgagaaattattccgactgcaacgcagattaaatatacgtatttaatttatacacgaaTAATGAGCAGAAGCCAGTATTTGATTGCAAAAACGCGATTAAATATACAGAATCAATCAAGAAGACAACCAAATCAATTAGCAAAagcaaaagttttttttttccaatcaaTTAAAGTTTACACGCCTTTACTCCACCAAACTTCCCACCTACTCCATCAGCTACCCACCACCCTTTGCTCCCCACCATATTCGATTCTTTAAGGCTATCATCAGCCCTTTTACTCATTCCTTAGTTCTTCAACAACCAAAGGAATGAGAGATTTCATTTACTGCTGCCAAACTTCGAACATGTAAGCTTTGGTTTAAGTTTTTCCACCAGTCCATTCTTGATTCCCCTGCATATGTCAATAagcatctgaaaatttcagcTATCTCCTCATTAAATTCAATGGCAACAAACAGCCACCAACAACAAGCAATTacaggtatatactaagctcccTTCATTCGAATCCCATTTGCATTTCATCCAACAAGCATGATTAAGAAGAAATATTGAATGTATAGATGAGTATAGGTtatggacttagcaaagtcacaagCACAGAAATCAGTTCATATGTAATTCAATTTCTTCACATGAGTCAGACGATGAGAATTCTTATGACATTAGCAAACCACAGTTCCTAGTTTAATCTCTAACTTTATCAAAATAGGAACACAGAACAGACCCCTTTAACTTCAAACCACACACCATTGTTTATATAAAGACTTAtacaaagaagaagaggaagatagAACAAAGACTTAGCTTTTAGAAGGGCGGTTGCTCCGTTCGGTCGAAGCTGAGCCGACGATGGCAACGGCAAACACTTGCTGTTCCATCGAACTCCGACAACAGCAGCGGATCGGCGGGCCTTCACCTGCCGCCGGGAGGAACAGCAGCAATGGTCCAAAGGCAGCAGCGGCGCGGTGAGAGGCGTAGGCCTTCTTACTCCAGTCGCCGGAAACTCAGGAACATCAAAGCGGAAGCGGAATGGCTGAGGGAGGAGACCAACCGGTTTCAGGGACCGGAGCAGAACTTACACGACGACGAAGGAGCTTCCGTTGGCATCGGAACTAGGCGCAGGGACAGCTGACGCCGGCAAGATCAGATCTTggccgagaaagagagagagcggcCGGCACCGCCCGATTCCATGTTTGAGACGAGGGAGACGAACGGCGCTGCTTCCAGGAGGCgaccgctcgccggattccagacgGAGGTGCGACAGCGGCGATGATTTCCAGAATCAGGGCTCGATGATGGGCTCTGGGATGCCGGGGTTTCATGAGTCAGCCGGTCGAAGCTGACCGGAGCAGTGATGGCTGAACGGCTGAGGAAGAAGAAGCCGGCCGATTTTTGGGAGGGCCGATCGAACGCTGAGTTTGAAAAGGGGCGAGCAGCtccttgagagagagaaaagagagagaaaggcgtGAATTgttttgagaaagagagagagtccGATAGTttgtgagagaaagagagagagttgggctttaaaattttaattgtttgggctttcCTCTACTTTTTGTGGGCCGAATTTTgagcttgtttttttttaaattgggcttccaattttaattattttgggcctcaccttttaattgttttgggccaAAGACTTTTAAGTTCGGGCTTGATTTTAATTGATGAGCTTACATTTAAATTCAAACtaggccagtcttttatttaaatggccattctcattatttctattgggctcgatttaattaaggagttgggctgatgcatattttatgatgggctattattctagtcccatttatatttcgttgggccagtttaattcatcatttgggccgattaaattgcctttttggctaagattaattcttttcagtccacattaattattatttggacccctattttaattgttttgggtcgaagactttttaagttgggctttaattcttttaaagcttgagctgaagttacttcTTTCAGTTAAGCATTTCAGTATCTATTATGATgaagcccaattatttatcaatGAGCGAGCCGATTCTTATTCAATAAATGAgtcgcccagtttattaattaatgtttttggacttcggaCTTCAAAGCGAActattatcttttatttctttaaagccactggtttatttaattaattggctactctcgtttgagcctattaattatttgaggttacgctagtaatgatgtttctatcgaaaagcccgataatttctacaaagtcacacctcgtttaaagtcgagttagtt is a window encoding:
- the LOC130997294 gene encoding uncharacterized protein LOC130997294, yielding MLESTNWHIFATRMPPKRGRPVRNNNNRRNRNVVPEEPQDARGHNPLPSPPTRRVEELFLRQNPPTFDGTSEPAEAEIWLRAMERIFNFLRCTDEERLSCVSFQLTGSADFWWEARRKILTPEQWASYTWEDFKTGLYDKYIPKSYRKKKEAEFYELKQGKKSVVEYDKEFCNLSRFAPQQVDTEEKMAEKFCAGLRYEIKMALASHGGLSYTESLNRALDIEAAMPSDKSAPPLISTPNDQPVASHTLKGKRKWDNNEDNINQTNKQVWQEYERAEQFIQPRYEAQTNLEPTGDSQGQRGISPFPNCGKMHRSVCRAGTNGCYNCGQKGHYSTQCPNRQRGSSIENTHTPLPAIRGHLRNQPQSHQ